The sequence GTGATCTGCGTCGATGTCGAGTCATTATAGGTGCGCAGTTTCTGCTCTAGCTGAGCCCGTTCGTTACTGCTCAAAATACCAGCAAAGTCATTAACCAGCCGTGGCGGATTTGGTTTATTGGGAATGGCCGTGTTAGCCTCATCAGTTGCCGTATCCTGCGCCAGCAGATTACCCGGTAACGCCAGGCAAAACAGCAGGATTACCAGGCCAATGAACTGAATCGATCGGTATTGAAGGGTGGGTATGTTCACGGATGTGTCAATCAAACGAAATTTCATCGGCGAGTTCGTTGGTATCGGTTTCGCCGTCATATGGAAAGTACTGCTTTAACTGTTGTCCAGCTTTTTCAATTCCCCGGCTCAATCCTTCAACATAATGCCCGCTAGCAAAATGGCTTCGAATCAGGTCTTTCGTACTTTCCCAGAAATCGGCAGGGACTTTGTCATTGATTCCTTTATCGCCTACCACCGCAAACTTTCGGTCAGCGTGGGCCAGATAAAATAGGACCCCGTTTTGTTCTTTAGTCTGGTGCATACCCAATTGGGCAAATACGGCAATAGCGCGCTGAACAGGGTCGGCAGTAGCACAGTGCGGCTCAACGTGTACCCGGATTTCACCCGATGTTGCCTTTTCGGCTTCCCGGATGGCGTTAACAATACGTTGCTGATCCTCAGGAGTAAATGGATTCGTTTGCATGGGCATGGGGCCTGGAGCATATAGGCATGAGCACAGAGTAAAGCTTTTCCATGCTCACGCCATCATGCCACTGCTCATTAAAACTGCACCGTTGGGGCGCTTTGTGCTGCTTGCGAAGCTTCGAAGAACCCTTTAACGGGGAATCCGAAAATACCGGCGAAGATATTATTCGGGAACGACCGTACGGATTGATTGTAAGTCTTAACGGCTCCGTTGAAATCGTTTCTCGAAACAGCGATCCGGTTTTCCGTACCTTCCAGTTGAGCCTGTAGCTCAGAAAAATTCTGGTTGGCTTTCAGATTCGGGTAGCTTTCTGCTACCGCCAGCAGCCGCGATAACGAACCGCTAAGCTGATCCTGTGCGGCCTGGAATTTCTGGATATTTTCTGGCGTCAACTGGCTGGCATCGAGTTTCATACCGGTTGCGTTTGCCCGTGCCTGAATAACTGCCGTTAGTGTGCTCTTTTCGAAGTTTGCGGCTCCCTGAACCGTCCGGACAAGGTTTGGTATGAGATCGGCCCGACGCTGGTATTGCGTCTGCACCTGCGACCATTTTTCCTGTACATTGGTGTCATTTTGAACAAGGCCGTTGTAGGAACTACAACCATACATGCCCAAAATCAGGGCAATAACCACCACAATAATTAATGTTCTTGACATGGTCTGTTAAGATGGGAAAAGTTGTTACTGAGTTAAAGTTGAACAAAACTCGTTAAATTGTAACCTTAAAACTACGTCAACGGTTTTTTTCCTCGATTGTCCACTTGTTTGGGTTGATGACTGGTAGGGGGTAAGTACTGCCCAGAACAACGCCATATTGCGCTTGTTCAGCCGATGATAAGGTATAAACCGTGTGAATCGTGTCCGCCGGAACTGCCGCTAGTTCCGGAAGCCAGCATTTAACGTAATCGCCGTGTTTATCATAGTGCATTGCCTGACTATAGATGTTGAAGTGGCGGTTTTCTCGAGGATCATTGCCAACGCCAGCAATATAATTCCAATTCCCCCAATTGCTACAGGGGTCGTAATCAATAAGTAAACTTTCGAAATAAGACGCTCCCCACGTCCAAACGATACCCAGGTCATTGGCCAGAAAACTACTGACGTTTTGCCGCCCTCGGTTAGACATGAATCCTGTTGCATTCAGCTCGCGCATGTTTGCATCGATAAACGGAATACCGGTTTTGCCGTCAGCCCAGCGCCTGAACCGATCAGAATCGCGAAGCCATGTTTTGGTTAAATTTTGCTGAATACCGCTTGGCTTAAAGAGCCGGGTTCCGTAGCGAAGCGCAACAAAGCGAAAGTAATCACGCCAGATTAGCTCAAAAATGAGCCAATAAGTTGATTCGTTTTTAACCCGTTCGGCTTCGTAGCGCTTGATTTCCTGATAGATAAGTCTGGGCGACAGACAGCCGAGCGATAGCCAGGCCGAAAATCTGGAGGAATAAGATTCGCCTAACAGGCTATTACGAGTCTCTTTGTAGGTCTTGATCAACTCATCTTCCCAGACGTAGCGTTGGAGTCGTTCCAGCCCCGCTGTTTCACCTCCTTTAAAGAGCGATCCTGTTCGGTTTGACTCCTCAATCTGTTTGGCAGAAAAGCCAAATGTCGCTAGCGAAGGGAACTCTTCTGAAGGAATGCCAGCAACGAATCGAATGGTTTTTGGGGTAGCAATAGGCTTTCTTACGTCGGAGTGGGCCTCTACTTCGTGGCGAAACTGGGTGAAGGTTGTGGGTAAACGCGAAACCCAGAAGGGTAGATCACGGACATGGTAAAGCGTTGATACCCAAAACAAATCAAGATCAATGTTAAGCGGTTTGAGCCGTTTACTCAGATCCGATTCAGTATCCGTCTCGTCTTCAGTGACCTCCTTGCTGGCGTAAACGGCTTCGGCCTCGCTGTCTTCGGCCAACTGAGCCAGAATTTTTGCGGAATGACCGACCCGAATGATCAGGTCAGCGCCTTTAGCCTGTAGCGACCTGCGTAGATCGGCTACGGCCTCAAGCATAAACTGAGCACGAAAGATGCCGGTTTTTCGAAAGCCAAGCTCAGGCAATTCCTCAAACCAGCGTGGTTCGAACACAAATACGGGAAGCACTTCGTCGGCCGTTTCGAGAGCACGGGCGAATCCTTCGTTATCGTGCAGGCGGAGATCGTTACGAAACCAGTATAAAATACGTTTGGCCATATCCGTTTACAATAGGCAGGGTTATAGTAGACAGTAACAATATCGGAAAAATACAGTTCCGCTCCTGTTCCATAAACTAGCCATATGGCCTGCTATAAACCTACCCAATGACTACTGTTCGTTCAGCGCCCAGTTGTAATCCAGAAATGAAATTGGAGTGTCCTTATTGATTTTCGTTTTTGAATACTGATTTACCCAGTACTCAATTGATCTGTTGTTTTCATTCCAGTCTCCTTTATACCAATCGAAGTATTTCGACAGGCTGGCCTTTTGGGGAGTAATGGCATTTTTTGCCGGATTATTCAGAAAATCGCTACCCTGATCATCGAGTTGGGCAATCAGCTTATTGCCCTCATAAGCTTCATTACGCAGACGGGGGCACGACCGGGCCGCACACACTAGCGCGAAATGAATACGTGGTTCGTTGAATTTCTTACGCAGCGTGCCATGTTCGATATTGTCGAGACTCATCTCCTCGCCACCAATTTTAAAAAATTTACTGGCCCAGGGTGTCGTTACGAAGGGAATCTTGATCTTGGAGCCAATGTCTTTAATACTGGCAACCGGGTAATGGTTTAGGATCAACAGAATGGTATACGCATTGTAGGCGTTTATCCAGTAAGCCATTTGGTCGTTTTTGCTCCACTTGTCGGTCGGAGGGTTGTTACTGATTACATCAAGGTATTTTTTCAACTCTTTCTCATCCGCCTTAAAACCTTTATAATTGACAAGCCCTTTTTCATTGACGTATTTTTTTAGAAGCCGGTCATAACTGCTATGATCAACTGGAGCGCTCGTTGGCAGCGCAGAACTGGTAGCTATATCGGTAGGAGGAGTAAACGCTGCCAGCCCAGCCAGGGTAAGACCGAGTAGGCCAATAGTCATTCCTTTTAGGATGCAACGTGTCATGAATTTTTCGTTTGTTTACGGATACATACGCAAGTAAGTCGTAAAAGGTTTAACCTCATACCGGCAGGTAGATATAACTAATCAAACGCAATGAATCTTGATTTAACCGGAAAAACTGCCCTTGTAGGTGGTAGCACACAGGGCATTGGCCGAGCTTCGGCCATTGAATTGGCTTTACTGGGAGCAAACATTGTTCTAATGGCCCGAAACGAAGATGCGCTTAAAGCCACGTTAGCCGATTTAGACATGACTAAAGGGCAAGTCCATCGTTACCTGGTCGCCGATTTTAGTCAACCAGGCGTTGTAACTACAGCTATTACGCAGCACCTGGCCCAGTTTCCGGATCTCCATATTCTCATTAATAACACAGGCGGTCCAGCGGGTGGTCCGCTGATTGATGCCAAACCTGAAGAGTTTGTGCAGACGTTTCATAACCATCTGCTCAATAATCAGGCCCTGGTTCAGGCTATCGTACCGGCCATGAAACGAGCCGGTTATGGACGAATTGTGAATATTATTTCCACCTCCGTTAAACAGCCCATTGTGGGCCTGGGGGTATCGAATACCATTCGGGGAGCGGTTGCGCAATGGGCTAAAACACTGTCGCTGGAAATCGCCCGCTTTGGTATCACGGTCAATAATGTACTGCCTGGGTACACACGTACAGCTCGTCTGGATGCCGTGTTATCGATGCGCTCAGGGGCATCCGGGAAAACTGAAGAGGAGGTATCTGCTCAAATGGAAAGCGAAATTCCGACGGGACGTTTCGCTACGGCCGAGGAGGTTGCGGCTGCGGTAGCATTCCTGTGTACACCGGCCGCGGCATCGATTAACGGGATCAATGTTCCGGTAGATGGTGGCAAGACGGGAAGTTTATGAGTAAATTATAACGTCGTAGCGTCGTAAAATGGAATTGTAGTCTTGACTAGTATGCTTATCAACTTTACGACGCTACGACTTACACCAAACTATTCTTAAACGCATAGGCGACCATTCCGGCGGTATTTTTCGTGCCGGTTTTTTCGAGAATGCGTAAACGGTGTCCTTCAACAGTACGTGGGCTAAGGAAGATTTTTTCGCTTATCTCATTGGTCGAAAGTCCTTCGCAAATCAACATCAAGACTTCCTTCTCCCGTTCAGAAAGCAGGATTTTGCTGTTGTAAAACGAATTCGCGGGCTTCGTGACCGTCGTTTTGTTTGTCATTTTGCGAAGCATCGCTTTGGAGACAAACTCATTTAGATAAACACCTTCGTCCATTACCTTCCGAATCGCTTTTTCAACCTCGCCCGCTTCGGCATCTTTGAGCAAATAACCACTAACGCCTTTTTCAAGCAAATGAAGTACCATTCGGTCTTCGTCGTGCATGGTCAGGACAACGATTTTGATAAGCGGGTAATTCTCGCGGAGATAGTCGGCCGTGGCGGTTCCGTCCATGACTGGCATTTGCAGATCGAGCAGTACAACATCCGGCGTTTTGCGGGGAATTCTTTCGATTAGCTCCTGTCCGTTACTTGCTTCAAGTAGCAACTCAAAATCATGAATCTGCCCCAGAATGGTGGCCATACCGACTCGAAATAGGGTGTGGTCGTCGCAGAGTGCCAGTTTGATTTTTCGCATGAGAGTGGGAGGTAAGGTTCTGTTCAGTACTTTGTTGATCTGTTGGTCGTCTTATTCGGGTGCAAGGCAAACAACCGAATAGTAAAAAATTAAGCAAACAAACGAACAACTGAACAGACAAGCAAATTAACCTAATAAAGCCACTGGCTGAGGAGCTTGTAAATGGATTTGTACATGAATTTGCGAACCTCTTCCAGGGGCTACATCGAAGGTTACGTGACCATCGACTACGCTTAACCGACTTTCAATATTACGTAATCCAAGACCTCCCTGTTTACTTTCGGTAACGGCATCAAAGTCAAATCCTACACCATCATCCATGACCGATAGTCGAACCGCATCGGTAATGCACTGTAACTGAATGGTTATGTGGCGGGCGCGGGCGTGACGTATCGCATTGTTAACCAACTCCTGGGCAATTCGGTACAGCATTAAATCAATGGATGCCGAAAGATGTCCCATATTTTCGGGGCAATCCAACTGCACCTTTAATTCACTATCATTGGCACGGTCGGCTAATTCTTCGAGTGCTGGCAACAAGCCAAAGCGTTCGAGTGTTGTGGGTACCAGGTCGCGGCTGATCCGACGGACATTCGTCATTGTTTCGTCGATCATCGAGCGGGTTTTCTGGACATGAAGATTTATTCGAATATTATCTTCATCTAACTGCCGCTCTAACTGATTCAGGCTCATTTTCGTTACCGAAAGCATGGTGCCAATACCATCATGCAGGTCTTCGGCAAGTCGCCTGCGCTCTTCCTCCTGCCCCCGGAAGGTTGCAGTCATCAGTTCTCGCCGGTGTTGCTCCTGCAATTCTTTAAGGGCCAGTTGCTGCTTTGCCTGTTTTTGCTGGTAATAGGCCACGAAGATGATGATGAACACTGCCATCATCAACAGCACGGCTGTACCAACGGCAATAACAAAACCAGAGTTCATCGATGTTGTGTCTAATTATGGCCGTAGCCAAATAAAGTAAAGTTGACTAAATTGGCCTAGATTTCAAAAAATAATAATTAACATTGAGCGAATGGTAAAAAGAAGGATTTATTTATAATGAATATAATTACTTGTCGGATGTTTATTTATAATAAGTTTTCACGTTCATATTTACTGAACCATATACCGATCGACGAAAGAACGACGAGCAGAATAAATAATACATTGTTAAGATTCCAATATGTATCAAATGTTCGATCATCAATTAGAGTAGGATTAAAAATAATTTCACTAAAAATAGAAATAAAAAAAGTACCTGTTGCATAAATAATTATGCCAGAACTTACCCAGAATAGGCTGTGAATCAGTATGTTCTTTATTCGCATGTCGGCCAAGGTTTTGTTGAAATACATTAATACCAATATGATTATATAGGCTCTATACGCGAATAATTCAACTGCTGATATTTCCAGAAATTTAAAGTAAGCTAAACAAATAATAGAAAAAAGTATAGATAATCCTATAATTAATCGTTTGGCCGAGGACGTTTTAAACGCAGAAATATAGGCAGTTGTTAAAAGTAATATTCCCCCAATAGGATATATATTCAGAACAAAAAGATTATTTTTCTTGATCAGGCCAAGCCAGATCATATACGTATCTCCAATAAGATACATACTGAAAAATAATAAGATAATTCTTAAATTATTACTTAAAAATTTATAGTTAATTATACCTATAATAATGGGTAGGATACTGCTAAGATCTGAGATAAAATCCAAAGGATATTTCTCAAATAGTAGCAGTAGCCTTTCCAGCATCATTTTGACTAATTTAATTAGTATCAGCGCAATGTCTCGGGCAGGGCAGGCCGTCTCCTAAGGTATCGCCATCTTCTGGGCCGTCTTTCAAACCACTCGTACTGTTTTGAATGGTAATATCCTTTCCTTTGGCATCAACGGCAGTTAATAATACACGAGGTTTAAGCTGACCAATGCCTTCCTCTGTTGGTTTCCCATCGATATCTTCCCACCGTTTGGCATGATGAACACGAATGCCAACGCAATCGGGGTGGTTTAAGAGTTGTTTTATCTGATTGATACCGAAATATTCTGAACGAACATAATCGTCTTTAGCTAAACCGACAGCTAATTTACGATCACGGTAAGCACTCGTCATCGACTTGGTTTCGTAGGGAGTAAGAAAACGGCCAGCGTTTTCAGTAAAAATAGCAGCCATACTATTGTCAAATAAAGAAGAAATTAACTGCCGAAAACTATTACTAAACGCTGGGCTTGTCAATTAAATGCAGGGGATTTGTGTATTATACGGCTCTATCCTAGCTTAATCAGGTATTTCTACGTAGTAAATTACGGGCTTCTGCCTATTTGTATTGCTCTATGCAAAAACAGGGTTTTTGCTCTTAAATACATGCTGGTGCGTGCGTTATCTTTGTATCGTAGCTGATGGCTAGCCACAGCAACGTTATTTTCTCATCTCATAGGTTAGGTTAGGAAAACCCTGTCAACGGATTGATTGACAGGGCTTTTTGTTTAATGCCCGAACAAACCTATAAGCCTCCTAAATACAGGCACTTAAATTGGGAGAAGATTGTCTTTGGTGCTTTACTTTTATTGATTCATATCAGTTAGTGGACCAATATGCCTACTTCCTGATGGCGGAAAATGGTCTGTCAAACACCAGTTATTACCTTAACATCTTATGGCAGTAGTGAAAAGGAAAGTTAACTGCCTGTCTAAAGGGAGTTTGTTAATAAATCTTCGTTCTTATACTTATCTATTCGTCTGGTTTTTCTCTTTGCTTAGCACCTCTACTTTTGCTTCTAACTGCGCGATATATTCCTTTAATGGTACTAAGACCTCGTTGATTTCATCTATAGTATACCGTGGGGTTATGTATTGGGGACAATTCCAGTCATAAGCCCGAACATGCAGTAATACCATGCGTTCGGACGTATGCTCCGAATCCGTCGAGTCGAGTTGACTCAACAGGTCGGGACGATCAGCTAGCTCAATGATTTCAGCTTCGGCATAGATTTTCAAGCGAGTTCGCCGGGCATAATCCATGAGGATCAGCGATACCTGTGGATGTGTCAGAATATTGCCAGCCGAAATGTATTGCTTATTGCCTCGATAATCGGTGAAACCAATTGTTTGTGAATCAAGAACTCGGAGGAATCCTTTGGGGCCGCCCCGATGTTGGATATAAGGAAAGCCATTTTCTCCGATACTGGCTAAATAGAAGCTATCGCGCTCCTGAATAAAGTTGATTTCGCGTTGCATTAGCCCGTTGAATGTCGACTGTTGCTCAACACGGGCATAAACCTGGCGGCTACCGGCCCGTTCCTGCAAGGCCTTAATGGCATCGGTAAAAGCCAAAGAGGCATAGTTTGTTGCCATTTTCTGACTGAGAAATATGTTGAAGTCAGTCTGGCCTTTTACAACACAGACTGGCTTTTACGTTAAAAAATTCTCCGTTCCTGTTCGGTAATGGGGGCATCATTGATGCTTGCATAGCGTTTGGCCATCAAACCGTTCTGATCAAATTCCCACAGTTCATTGCCGTAACTACGATACCACTGACCAGTTTCATCGTGCCATTCGTACTCAAAGCGCACGGCCATCCGGTTTTCCCGAAAGCCCCACAGTTCTTTTTTGAGCCGATAATCCAATTCGGTAGTCCACTTTCGAGTCAGAAAAGCTTTAACCTCCTCACGCCCGTTGATAAACTCGGTTCGGTTCCGCCATTCGGTATTCAGCGTATAGGCCAGGCTGACCCGCTCAGGATCTTTGCTATTCCAGGCATCTTCGGCCATCTGTACTTTCTGACGGGCCGTTTCCAGGGTAAAGGGTGGAAGGGGTAATCGTTGGGTAGTCATAGGTGTGTAAATCTGGTTGAGAATAGTTTCATCCCACATCGTGTCACCACATTCTTCGTTGACAAAGGGGACATCATCTAAGTCGTTGATCGCGGTCATGATTCATAAAGAGAATAGGCGGATTGGATTCTGGTATCCGCTAAGTGAAATGAATGAAGCAGTCTGCTAGGTTACCTTGGGTGCTCTTTTCCCTGCTCGATTCGTTAGTTAATGAGAAAATCAGTTTCTATGTCGTGTAATGCCTGCTCAAATAGAGTTGGCTGATTGAGGGTCTGTGCGAGAATTAACGAGCCCTGAATTCGAACCAAGGTCGATCCGCCCAAATGCCTGGATGTCTGCTGATCAAAGCCCAAATCCTGAGCCAGATGCGCAAAGGCATCTACCCATTTGGTAAAAATGGCGGCAATCGGCTGGCGGAATAAATCAGCAGCCGTACCATGTGACAAAGCCCGAAGGATACAAGCTAATCGCCCACCATCATAGAGCTGGCTAATTGAACGGAGCGCTGTTATAAGCCGGGTTTTGGGTGGAGCGGAGGAGTATAGCACATCCACTAGCTGTCGTTGATTCCATTCGGATACCTGGTCAAGAACGGCCATTGCCATTTCCTGTTTCCCTCCCGGAAAGCGATGATACAGACTGGCTTTCTGCAAACCGGTGGCGTCGGCCAGTTGGGCCATACTGGCACCATCGTATCCAACCGATCGGAATACTTCCATTA comes from Spirosoma aureum and encodes:
- a CDS encoding LemA family protein, translating into MSRTLIIVVVIALILGMYGCSSYNGLVQNDTNVQEKWSQVQTQYQRRADLIPNLVRTVQGAANFEKSTLTAVIQARANATGMKLDASQLTPENIQKFQAAQDQLSGSLSRLLAVAESYPNLKANQNFSELQAQLEGTENRIAVSRNDFNGAVKTYNQSVRSFPNNIFAGIFGFPVKGFFEASQAAQSAPTVQF
- a CDS encoding pyridoxamine 5'-phosphate oxidase family protein; this encodes MATNYASLAFTDAIKALQERAGSRQVYARVEQQSTFNGLMQREINFIQERDSFYLASIGENGFPYIQHRGGPKGFLRVLDSQTIGFTDYRGNKQYISAGNILTHPQVSLILMDYARRTRLKIYAEAEIIELADRPDLLSQLDSTDSEHTSERMVLLHVRAYDWNCPQYITPRYTIDEINEVLVPLKEYIAQLEAKVEVLSKEKNQTNR
- a CDS encoding TPM domain-containing protein; protein product: MQTNPFTPEDQQRIVNAIREAEKATSGEIRVHVEPHCATADPVQRAIAVFAQLGMHQTKEQNGVLFYLAHADRKFAVVGDKGINDKVPADFWESTKDLIRSHFASGHYVEGLSRGIEKAGQQLKQYFPYDGETDTNELADEISFD
- a CDS encoding DUF547 domain-containing protein, translated to MTRCILKGMTIGLLGLTLAGLAAFTPPTDIATSSALPTSAPVDHSSYDRLLKKYVNEKGLVNYKGFKADEKELKKYLDVISNNPPTDKWSKNDQMAYWINAYNAYTILLILNHYPVASIKDIGSKIKIPFVTTPWASKFFKIGGEEMSLDNIEHGTLRKKFNEPRIHFALVCAARSCPRLRNEAYEGNKLIAQLDDQGSDFLNNPAKNAITPQKASLSKYFDWYKGDWNENNRSIEYWVNQYSKTKINKDTPISFLDYNWALNEQ
- a CDS encoding TetR/AcrR family transcriptional regulator produces the protein MATVKVETDVVIERLMEVFRSVGYDGASMAQLADATGLQKASLYHRFPGGKQEMAMAVLDQVSEWNQRQLVDVLYSSAPPKTRLITALRSISQLYDGGRLACILRALSHGTAADLFRQPIAAIFTKWVDAFAHLAQDLGFDQQTSRHLGGSTLVRIQGSLILAQTLNQPTLFEQALHDIETDFLIN
- a CDS encoding nuclear transport factor 2 family protein — translated: MTTQRLPLPPFTLETARQKVQMAEDAWNSKDPERVSLAYTLNTEWRNRTEFINGREEVKAFLTRKWTTELDYRLKKELWGFRENRMAVRFEYEWHDETGQWYRSYGNELWEFDQNGLMAKRYASINDAPITEQERRIF
- a CDS encoding response regulator transcription factor, with product MRKIKLALCDDHTLFRVGMATILGQIHDFELLLEASNGQELIERIPRKTPDVVLLDLQMPVMDGTATADYLRENYPLIKIVVLTMHDEDRMVLHLLEKGVSGYLLKDAEAGEVEKAIRKVMDEGVYLNEFVSKAMLRKMTNKTTVTKPANSFYNSKILLSEREKEVLMLICEGLSTNEISEKIFLSPRTVEGHRLRILEKTGTKNTAGMVAYAFKNSLV
- a CDS encoding DASH family cryptochrome, whose amino-acid sequence is MAKRILYWFRNDLRLHDNEGFARALETADEVLPVFVFEPRWFEELPELGFRKTGIFRAQFMLEAVADLRRSLQAKGADLIIRVGHSAKILAQLAEDSEAEAVYASKEVTEDETDTESDLSKRLKPLNIDLDLFWVSTLYHVRDLPFWVSRLPTTFTQFRHEVEAHSDVRKPIATPKTIRFVAGIPSEEFPSLATFGFSAKQIEESNRTGSLFKGGETAGLERLQRYVWEDELIKTYKETRNSLLGESYSSRFSAWLSLGCLSPRLIYQEIKRYEAERVKNESTYWLIFELIWRDYFRFVALRYGTRLFKPSGIQQNLTKTWLRDSDRFRRWADGKTGIPFIDANMRELNATGFMSNRGRQNVSSFLANDLGIVWTWGASYFESLLIDYDPCSNWGNWNYIAGVGNDPRENRHFNIYSQAMHYDKHGDYVKCWLPELAAVPADTIHTVYTLSSAEQAQYGVVLGSTYPLPVINPNKWTIEEKNR
- a CDS encoding SDR family oxidoreductase — its product is MNLDLTGKTALVGGSTQGIGRASAIELALLGANIVLMARNEDALKATLADLDMTKGQVHRYLVADFSQPGVVTTAITQHLAQFPDLHILINNTGGPAGGPLIDAKPEEFVQTFHNHLLNNQALVQAIVPAMKRAGYGRIVNIISTSVKQPIVGLGVSNTIRGAVAQWAKTLSLEIARFGITVNNVLPGYTRTARLDAVLSMRSGASGKTEEEVSAQMESEIPTGRFATAEEVAAAVAFLCTPAAASINGINVPVDGGKTGSL
- a CDS encoding sensor histidine kinase, producing the protein MNSGFVIAVGTAVLLMMAVFIIIFVAYYQQKQAKQQLALKELQEQHRRELMTATFRGQEEERRRLAEDLHDGIGTMLSVTKMSLNQLERQLDEDNIRINLHVQKTRSMIDETMTNVRRISRDLVPTTLERFGLLPALEELADRANDSELKVQLDCPENMGHLSASIDLMLYRIAQELVNNAIRHARARHITIQLQCITDAVRLSVMDDGVGFDFDAVTESKQGGLGLRNIESRLSVVDGHVTFDVAPGRGSQIHVQIHLQAPQPVALLG